From the genome of Cytophagales bacterium WSM2-2:
TCATATGCGACCGCTTCATTGCCGTAATAATTCTCAATGCCAACCCCATAGCTGTGGTTCTGAAGATGAATGTAATTGCTATTGAAAATGGAAATATTGTCGGGAAACAAATTGCTGAAATCAGAAGCCGTGAAACGCGCTTGCGGTGCCACACCACGTGCGCGCCATGATGAATTTTCTCCGCCTGCAATCAAAGTGGCCATAGCCGTAGCGTGCTGTGAAGAAGTTGCAGGGCTCACGGACGTCTTGAAACTCCGGTTTTTCAGATCAATGTCAGTTGTGTCAAAACTTTGCTCCTTAATGGAAATTTTTTGTGTAAACCCGGTGACATCAGGGAATAAAGCGTACGCCTTTGAAATTCGATTGAACGCTGGGTTAGTATGAGTCACACTCGCTTCCTCTTTTATTTTTTGGTGGCAGTCAATGAACAAAACATTTGGATCGTTTTTCAGTTCTTGCAATAATGTAGAGTCTGATATAGCTATTGAAAAACCGTTTGTCCCAGATTGATGGTATTTGAACGTAGCTCTGTTTGTAAATTTTTCCTGAAATGATTTTTCATGCTTCACGAGGATAGAAAGGATCATCAGACCTGAATTCAAGTTCTGTTTTAACTGCGGTGAAACCTTTGACTGGCCCGCGGAAAATCCAGAAATTAAGACAAGGCCAAGGAAAATGGGGGGTTTTGCGAAAAGCTTCAATTCCAAAAAATATCCCGCAAATAAAACCATTTGCGTAATATTTGTTGGTTTTACATAAAAAAAGAAGAATGGACATTTGTTTTTTAAAAATAAAAAATCGTGGTTGGTTACATTAATTAACCTAACCCCAAAAACCTAAACCCCAAAACCATGAGAAAGAAACTCATCTTTTTCAGCGTGCTCTTTGCATGCACAGGCGTATTTTACTCCTGTTCTGAAAACCACGAAGAATCCTTAACGGTTTCTCAGTCAGTCAGAAGCCAACTCACCAGCCTCGGATTTGATTTGATCAAGCACCCTCCGATTGCTGTTGACAATGGCTACATTGTAGAAGGCGACATCTTCCTGACTCAGTCCGACATGGACAACATGAAGCCTGCCACCCGCGTTGCTGTTGCAGAGCAGTACTCTACCAACCAACTTGTAACCGGTCTTCCCAGAACGATCACCGTTTACATTCCTACCAGTTCATTCAGTGCTACCTATGTGTCTGCGCTGGATGAAGCCATCAGCCGCTACAATGCTTTGAACCTGCAACTGCACTTCCAGCGTGTGACTTCAAGCACTGGTGCCTCGATGAAATTTACGAGACTGGCTAAATCCCAGGAACGTCAGGGGGTACTTGGCTCGTCAGGCTTCCCTACTTCATCCGGAAGTCCTTACGGAACAATCCAGATGAGTGGTGTCCTTGAGTCTACTTATCACCTGACAGTAAACGGTATAGCAACAATCATGGCTCATGAAATGGGTCATTGCATTGGCTTCCGTCACACGGATTACTACAATCGTGCAATCAGCTGCGGTGGATCTGCCTCAAACGAAGGCGCTAGCACAGTTGGAGCCAACCTGATCCCAGGCACACCATCTACTGCAACCCTGGCAGCCGCATCATGGATGTTGGCTTGCACTGATGGCAGCAACAGGTATTTCAACAATGATGACAAAACCGCTCTTAACTACCTCTACTAAGAAGTGATTCCATCTTTCAAAAAACCCCGATTCAGGTCGGGGTTTTTTTATTGTATCAGGATAAGGGCGGTACTAGTCGCTATCCAGCGCGTTGTTTACGACTCAGTAAGAATTTGTAACTTTAAGTTGTTGGTTACTGCTATCACGATTATTGTAACGGACATATCAACAAACAACCTATGAAATATCATTCGACCCAGCTCACTTTTAAATCGTGTTCTGCGTTTTGCTTTATTTTTATCATTTCAATTATTGCGGTACAAGCTCAAAAAAAATACGCTGCCGACAATGGTGAAATCAGCTTTACGTCTAATGCGAAACTGGAATTGATCAATGCTACATCAAAGAAAATCCAGGGAGTGCTGGATCCTGCGAATGGTAATTTCGCTTTCATTGTTAAAGTTCAGTCGTTTGAAGGTTTCAACAGCAGTCTCCAGCAAAAGCACTTTAATGACAAATACATGGAGTCGGACAAATTCTATGATGCTACTTTTTCCGGAAAAATCATTGAGCCTGTCGACTTCACCAAAGATGGTTCCTACGATGTCCGTGCCAAAGGCACATTGGTCATTCATGGAAAAAAACAGACACGCATCATCCCCGGAAAGGTCCAGATAGACAAAGGCGTTGTAAAAATCACTGCTGACTTCTCCGTGCCGCTGGCTGATCACGATATTCAAATCCCACAGATCGTCAGCGAGAAGATTGCCACTGAAATCATGGTCAAGCTCCAGGTTTCGATGACTCAAAAGTAATCCTGCCCTGCTACGAAACAATTCCACGGTACTTGCGTTTCTATTCTAGATTTTTAACTTTGTAACCAAAAGTACTTTCAAATGAAAGAAATTACGGAATACGAAAAAGACCTGGCCTCTATCCGGTCAATCATGGAGCGGTCGGTCAAATTCATTTCGCTAAGCGGGCTATCCGGAGTATTGTCAGGCATCTATGCATTGGCCGGAGCTGCTTACGCCTATTCCATTATTTATTACCCACTCTCCCTGTCTGACTTTATTAATGCCTCCATTGCCGACAGGCCTGCTTCTATTTTCAAACTTGAGGTCAGTGCTCTACTTGTGCTGATCGCATCTATTGGAACCGGTATCCTGATGAGCCACCAAAAGGCAAAAAAATTAGAAACATCGTTATGGAATGCCACCAGCCAGCAGTTGCTGACAGATATATTGTTTCCCTTATGCTCCGGAGGGTTTTTCATCCTTATCCTCCTTAGCAAAGAATACTATTTGTTGCTTGCTCCGTCCTCCCTGATCTTTTACGGATTAGTCTTAATTCAAAGCAGTCGCCATACCTATCGTGAAATATTGTATCTCGGGATTATCGAAATTGCCCTTGGTCTCGTCTCAGCAATACTTCCCGGATATGGATTGATTTTTTGGGCCGTTGGTTTTGGAGTGATGCATATCATTTACGGTGCATTAATGTATTTTCGCTACGACAAGTGAAAAATCCTTTTGAAAATCTCGATAAGGTCCTGGAGCACAGCGTGCGACTCCAGATTATGTCCGTGCTGGTCGCCAACGACTCGTATGATTTTAACTCATTGAAAGAAGTGATCGGCACTACAGATGGCGCGCTGGCCACACACATCAAAGCATTGGAAAAAGAAAAATACATCAGTGTGACGAAATCATTTATAGGACGTAAACCCAACACCAGCTACAAGGTGACTGAACGAGGAAAGAAAACTTTCAAAGCACACCTGGATGGGTTGGAGCAACTGATCAGGTTACAGAAGAAATAATTTTTTTTGTTGTTTTACTTTTAAATACAAAGTACTTTTTAAATGAAAAGAACAGTCGATATCCTCTTCTCTCTGGTCGCCTTACTCGTTTTCGGGATTCCCATGTTAATCATTGCTTCTGCTTTAAAGCTGATCGAGAAGCATTCCGTCCTATTCAGGCAAATCAGAATCGGGAAAAATAAGCAGGCATTTGAGATACTTAAATTCCAAACGATGGTTGATGAGATTCCGACAAAAACAGGATGCTTGTTAAGAAAAACGGGTCTTGACGAATTGCCTCAGTTCATCAATGTTCTTCGGGGCGAAATGAGCATCGTGGGGCCGAGGGCTCTGACGAAGTTTGATATCGAACGACTCCGATGGGATGGTCCTCACCATGAACTCCGCTGGAGCGTGAAGCCTGGCATTACCGGGTTCGCTCAAATTTATGGAGGACAGCATCGAAAAACATCCTGGTTTTGGGACAAATACTATATCTGTCGCAACGGGACACTAATTGACGTTGCTCTCATCGGAATTTCATTTCTCATGAATCTCTTCGGAAAGCAAAAAGTCAGAAAAATAATTTTTCAAAAAAATCTGAAGTAGTATGAAAGTGAAAATGATACTTCCGGCTCTTACCGAAGCAGAAAGTCCGTTTTGGAGACCGATCAAATACTCGTTGTTTCCTCCACTTGGACTTGCCACGCTTGCTGCATATTTGTCACCAGATGACGAAATTGATTTGCAGGATCAGCATGTGGAGAAACTAAATCTCAACGATCATCCAGATCTTGTTGTTATCCAGGTATATATCACAAACGCTTACCGGTCATATTCTATTGCCGACCATTACAGGAAACGCGGGGCTTATGTGATTTTGGGTGGCCTTCATGTCACCTCGCTTCCTGACGAAGCCGCCCCACATGCCGACACCATTTTTCTCGGCCCGGGTGAAGAGACCTTTCCACAGTTCCTCAAAGACTTCAAAAATAAATCACCGAAAAAAATTTATAGTTCCTCCGTTCGCACAATTGAAAACATTCCTCCCATCCGCCGGGATTTAATTAAAAGAAACCGCTATCTCGTGCCTAACTCCATTGTCGTAACACGAGGCTGTCCCCATCATTGTAATTTTTGCTACAAGGATGCTTTTTTCGAAGGAGGAAAGTCATTTTATACACAGGTGGTAGACGATGCCCTTGCAGAAATTGAACGTCTGCCCGGAAGTCATTTGTATTTCCTGGATGATCATTTGCTTGGCAACGCGAAGTTTGCTGCCAGTTTGTTTGAAGGGATGAAAGGAATGAACCGGGTCTTTCAGGGTGCAGCGACTGTCGATTCTGTTTTGCGTGGAAACCTGATTGAGAAAGCGGCAGAAGCCGGTTTGCGAAGTCTGTTTGTGGGATTCGAAACATTTTCGTCTGCAAATCTCAAACAAAGCAATAAAAAACAAAACCTCGAGAAGGATTACAGTAGAGCGGTGAACCGTCTTCATTCACTTGGAGTGATGATTAACGGGAGTTTCGTCTTCGGTCTTGATGAAGATGACAAAGATGTTTTTAAGAGAACTGTTGAATGGGGTGTTGAAAACTCGATCACCACGTCAACTTATCACATCCTTACCCCCTACCCCGGAACGGGTCTCTTCAAGGACATGCAAAGTGCAGGCCGGATACTTACTTACAACTGGGACTTATACGACACTCGCCAAGTTGTTTACAAAACATCAATGCTGTCTGCACAAGAATTAAAGGAAGGTTACGATTGGGCTTATAAGGAGTTTTACAGTTGGGCAAATATTTTCAAAGCAAGCCTGAACCACGATTCGCACAAACTCAAACTCAAACATTTCTTCTACACCAGCGGATGGAAAAAATTTGAAGCCGTATGGAATTTTCTCATTAAGACAAAAAACCTGAATCAAATGCTGCCGGTTCTCGAGTCGATTCTTTCCAGGGTCAGTCCAAAAGAAGAACCATCGCTCGAAGTCAAACCTGAAGCTGTAGTCACAAATTAAAATCAACTCAAAATAAAATTTATGGAAACGAAAGAAAATCAACTCAATCTCTTCGAAAGATTTAATCTTTGGATTCAGGAGTCGATAACAGTAAAACTGGTATCGATCGGGTTCCTTGTTTTAATCCTGCTCATCCCCTCTTCGTGGATACAGGATTTAATGCAGGAACGACAGTCGCGCGCAGAAAGCGTGATGTCAGAAATATCAAATAAGTGGTCAGGGAACCAAACCCTGTCAGGGCCTATCCTGGTTATTCCTTACAAAGTCAAAAAACGGATCGATCACGGTAAAGACGGAATTGAAATCCAGGAGTACACCGAAAAATATTTCTTGCTTCCGGAGTCACTTGACATTGCCGGAGAAGTAAACCCCACCGTGTTGCATCGCGGAATCTTTGATGCTGCAGTTTACGGTTCTGCGCTGAACATTAACGCTAATTTCGGCAAACCCGACTTTCAATCTTTTAAAATTGACAACGACATGGTTCTATGGAAAGATGCGCACATGATCTTTTCAATTACTGATTTGCGTGGCATCAATGAAAATCCGGTATTCAACGTGGGCGGAGTAGACAAACCAACTGAGCCCTCCAGTGCGCTTGGAGTTTCCGTGAGGAAATTTCTTGGCGACCATCAATATCCTTATCCAGCATCTCCAGGTGAATCGTCATCTGAGTTTTCAAGCAATGGAATTATCGCTAAACTCAATTGGGTTTCTGAAGCTGATTTCAATGGAAATACTTCTATTAAAATTAATCTGAAAGGGAGTTCAAGATTGTTTTTCAATCCCACGGGCAAGACCACATCTGTAAAATTATCGGGGCCGTGGGGTTCACCAAGTTTCGATGGAGAGTTTTTGCCTGAATCAAGGGAGATTTCATCGTCCGGTTTTTCAGCTACCTGGAAAGTTCTACATTACAATCGTCCTTTTGCTCAGGCATGGACGGAATCCGACATACAGCTTGGAGGATCAGAGTTCGGTGTAAAGCTGGTAATCCCCGTTGATCAATATCAGAAAAGCATACGTACTTCAAAATACGGCCACTTGGTGATCATCCTAACCTTTGTAGCGCTGTTCCTCGTGGAGATCACTAAAAAAATCCGAATTCATCCCTTTCAATATATCTTGATTGCAGCCGCTCTCATTATTTACTACACCCTCCTCATCAGTTTCTCAGAACAAGTAGGCTACAATCTCGCTTACGCAATTGCATCTGCAGCCACGGTGACTCTCATTTGCCTCTATTCTTTTTCGTTTTTAAAAAGCAGGGAATTAGTTATTCTTTTCACTAGCCTCCTTGTTATTTTCTACTCGTTCATTTTTGTTATTGTTCTGCAACAAGATTTCTCTCTTTTACTCGGAAGTATCGGGTTGTTCATGATTGTAGCAGCGTTGATGTACTTCGCCAGAAAAATAAACTGGTACGGGGAACCAGCAAGCTAAAAATAAAAGAGGTTGCTCATTTTTGGGCAACCTCTTTTTAATATCTCAATAATTTAACGGATAGTAACGGGAAATAAAATTGTAATTGTCGTTCCTTTACCCAACTCACTGGCAATATCAATGTGACCGTCCATGCGATCCAGCATTTTCTTAACAATGTATAAACCCAATCCGTTGCCAGTGCTTCTTTCATTGGCCCGAAAATACATCTCTGTAATTCTCGGGAGATATGCGGGGTCAATACCTTGTCCGTTGTCAGAAACCTGCAGCTGAAGTTCTTTTCCTTTATATAGTACAGAAATCTTAATAACGGGCTTCTGATCATTTGCAAACACAATTGAATTTTCAATCAGGTTTTGAATTACATTCTTGATTAGGAGAGGGTAGGAATAAAACGGTTGTTTAATCTCTACCTCAGAGATAACCTGGATCTTCTTCTTCAGGATTTCGTCCTGGAAATGATGTATTTCGGCTTGAATGATGTCTTCAAAGAAAATCTCGCCATAGGTTAAGTCTTCACTACTTGATGCGCTAACTGATTGCAGCTTGGCCAGCATTTTATCCAGGTTGCGGGCTGTTTCATTCACTTTCTCAAACAATTCAAGAGCTGGCTTTTCTTTAACCATCACTTTGGCAACTTCCGCCAGGCCCATGAACGTAGTAAGTGGTCTCCGGAAATCATGAGACGATCTGTAGAAAAAAGTATCCAGCTCCCGATAAGCTTCCTTCAATTCAGAAGTACGTGCTTTGATTTTCTCTTCGAGCCCCTCATTAATTCTCGCGATGGTGTGATTGCTGAGTGTCAGTTCTTCAGCTTGTTCTTCAATTTGTTCTTTCTGACCTGAAATCTCACGATTGAGGTTACCGAGTACTTCATTGGCTTCTTTAAGTTCTTCCGACTGCGCTGTGATCTCTTCGTTTTGCTCCGATATTTCTATGTTAAGGCGTTTCACTTTTTTATAAAGCCCAAAGATGATGTAACTGGCAATGCCACCAACAATTGAAATAAGAATACCAACGATGATTATGATTCGCTGCCGGTCGATCTCGGCTTGTTGTAATGCAAGTCTGTCACGCTGAAGTTGTCGTTCCTGGCTCAATATTTTAATCTCGTTGTCCTTTTGATCAAGTTCAAAATCATGTTGCAGCGTTAAGATGCGGTTGCTCATGTTCGAATTGAAAATCGAATCTTTAAGTGTCTCGTAACGTTCTGTGTACTCCGCGGCCTTTCGATAATCCCCAATAGCTCGTAACAAGTCTCTCTTATTTTTATAAACCCGTGACAATACATCCTGGTAGCCGATCTTCCTGGCAAATGCTTCGCCTTTATCGAGATAGTAGCGGGCCTTTTGATAGTCTTTCGTCTTGAGATACAATTGTCCTATGGCTTGATAAGAATAGCACTTACCCATGGCATAGTCGGCTTGCTCCGCGATAGCAAGGGCTTTGGACATAAACTCCTCTGCTTTCTTGTACTCATTCATTTTTTCGTACAGATCACCCATGTTTCCATAAATTCCTGCCTCACCAATTACATTGCCATTCTTTCTGCGGAGTTCCAATGCACGATCAAAATACTCCAGGGCTTCCTTAAACTGTCCTTTACGTCCTGCCAGTAATGCAAGCTGGTTCAATACATAGGCTTCCTCTTTTTCGAGGCCTTGTGCAACTGAGTAGTCCAGGCTTTTTCTACTGAACTCTTCCGCTAAGGCGTTTTGTTCCATCAGGTAATAAACCCGAGCAATCCTGAAGTGAAGCATTGCCACTTGTCTTCTGTACCTGTTCTTCTCCGCCAACTGTAATGCCTGGTAAAAATATTTCAGACTAGTTTCATAATTAGACACTTGTCCTTGTAAGTATCCGATCTCGCCCAGCAAATTCACGAGGTCCCATGGGAATGGATTTCGTTCATAAAATTTCTTCGCCTTCGCAAATAGTTCCAGCGCCAGAGTATGATTGCCGCGATTAGCAGCAACGATTGCCTGGTACTTGTAAATGATACTTATCTCTTCATTGTCAATTGTATCCTTTCCCAAAGCAGTCTTGCATTCATCGATGTAAGAAGTGGCCTTTTTATAATCACTTTTATCGAGGTAATAAGATGCCAGGCTAATCCCGGCCCATATCATCGGATGCTTTTCTGCTAAGTGTTTTCTGATCTCCCAACTCTTAGTCAGGTACATGAGTTGAAATGACTGGTCGTTTTTTAGTTTGCTGTATTCCGCCAGATTCAAATAGAGATACGAGAGATATAGCGGATTAAGGCTGTCTTTCAACAAAAGATAAGAACGCTGATAGTAAATGGAGGCCGAATCAAGGCGATCAGTTATTTGATGCACTACACCTATACTCGCCAAGATTCTACCTTGTGTAGTATGATCCTCTTTTTCTAAAATCTTAAGGCCTTGTCTGAAACGTGCCAGAGCTAAGGAATCTCTG
Proteins encoded in this window:
- a CDS encoding transcriptional regulator, giving the protein MKNPFENLDKVLEHSVRLQIMSVLVANDSYDFNSLKEVIGTTDGALATHIKALEKEKYISVTKSFIGRKPNTSYKVTERGKKTFKAHLDGLEQLIRLQKK
- a CDS encoding B12-binding domain-containing radical SAM protein — translated: MKVKMILPALTEAESPFWRPIKYSLFPPLGLATLAAYLSPDDEIDLQDQHVEKLNLNDHPDLVVIQVYITNAYRSYSIADHYRKRGAYVILGGLHVTSLPDEAAPHADTIFLGPGEETFPQFLKDFKNKSPKKIYSSSVRTIENIPPIRRDLIKRNRYLVPNSIVVTRGCPHHCNFCYKDAFFEGGKSFYTQVVDDALAEIERLPGSHLYFLDDHLLGNAKFAASLFEGMKGMNRVFQGAATVDSVLRGNLIEKAAEAGLRSLFVGFETFSSANLKQSNKKQNLEKDYSRAVNRLHSLGVMINGSFVFGLDEDDKDVFKRTVEWGVENSITTSTYHILTPYPGTGLFKDMQSAGRILTYNWDLYDTRQVVYKTSMLSAQELKEGYDWAYKEFYSWANIFKASLNHDSHKLKLKHFFYTSGWKKFEAVWNFLIKTKNLNQMLPVLESILSRVSPKEEPSLEVKPEAVVTN
- the creD gene encoding cell envelope integrity protein CreD — its product is METKENQLNLFERFNLWIQESITVKLVSIGFLVLILLIPSSWIQDLMQERQSRAESVMSEISNKWSGNQTLSGPILVIPYKVKKRIDHGKDGIEIQEYTEKYFLLPESLDIAGEVNPTVLHRGIFDAAVYGSALNINANFGKPDFQSFKIDNDMVLWKDAHMIFSITDLRGINENPVFNVGGVDKPTEPSSALGVSVRKFLGDHQYPYPASPGESSSEFSSNGIIAKLNWVSEADFNGNTSIKINLKGSSRLFFNPTGKTTSVKLSGPWGSPSFDGEFLPESREISSSGFSATWKVLHYNRPFAQAWTESDIQLGGSEFGVKLVIPVDQYQKSIRTSKYGHLVIILTFVALFLVEITKKIRIHPFQYILIAAALIIYYTLLISFSEQVGYNLAYAIASAATVTLICLYSFSFLKSRELVILFTSLLVIFYSFIFVIVLQQDFSLLLGSIGLFMIVAALMYFARKINWYGEPAS